The proteins below come from a single Bacillus horti genomic window:
- a CDS encoding ABC transporter permease, with translation MQTAKLKPQRKPFKTYLDFWNFVTIGAFILIGFFLIYPLFNILVNSFVQDGKIDFTTYETFFQYKYYYSALFNSFIVSSLATVFACLIGIPMAYFMTRYEFPFKGVINILIILTLLSPPFIGAYSWILMLGNNGFITRFLAELGLNIKSIYGLHGMIWVFSIQFYPHIYLYVSGALKTIDSSLEEASESMGMHGWKRMRTVTLPLIFPTLSTGALMVFMASFADFGTPMLIGQGEKVLPILAYEQFISEMGSNPAMASTLSMILLVVTTSVLFVQRYLVNRKTYTVSGLRPPAEKKLKGATKFFVFAFVLIVIAVSIIPQATVITTSFLKTNGPVFTGEFSFDSYKEVLYRVPKAIVNTFTYSSIAIVIMVTLGLLLSYVVVRRRSKITSLLDALIMIPYVIPGTVLGISLIIAFNKPPIELTGTWIILVIAYCIRKLPYTMRSSTAILYQIDKSVEEASISLGVPPMKTFFKTTAILMIPGVLSGAILSWITTINELSSTIVLYYGATATITVAIYSEVFTANFGTAAALASILSLSTIVSLIVVSKLSGKKGFSL, from the coding sequence ATGCAAACAGCAAAGCTAAAACCTCAACGAAAGCCGTTTAAAACGTATTTAGACTTTTGGAACTTTGTAACGATTGGAGCATTTATTTTAATAGGCTTCTTTCTCATTTACCCCTTATTCAATATATTAGTAAATAGTTTTGTTCAAGACGGTAAGATTGACTTTACCACATACGAGACTTTTTTCCAGTATAAGTATTATTACAGTGCTCTCTTTAATAGCTTTATTGTTTCTTCATTAGCCACTGTGTTTGCTTGTTTAATTGGAATACCTATGGCTTATTTCATGACACGCTATGAGTTTCCTTTTAAAGGAGTCATTAATATTCTTATTATCTTGACTTTACTTTCCCCTCCTTTTATCGGGGCATATTCTTGGATTCTAATGCTTGGAAACAATGGATTTATCACACGCTTCCTAGCAGAGCTAGGCCTTAACATCAAGTCTATTTATGGTCTACACGGGATGATCTGGGTGTTTAGTATTCAGTTCTACCCACATATTTACCTGTATGTATCAGGAGCGTTAAAAACAATTGATAGCTCTTTAGAAGAGGCATCTGAAAGCATGGGAATGCACGGATGGAAACGTATGCGTACAGTTACGCTTCCACTTATTTTCCCAACACTTTCAACGGGAGCATTAATGGTATTTATGGCTTCCTTTGCCGACTTCGGTACGCCGATGCTAATTGGCCAAGGCGAGAAGGTTCTACCTATCTTAGCGTATGAGCAATTTATTAGTGAAATGGGCTCAAACCCTGCCATGGCAAGTACTTTAAGTATGATTCTGCTTGTTGTGACAACCTCCGTGTTATTTGTTCAGAGGTATTTGGTAAACCGTAAGACCTATACAGTAAGTGGTCTGCGCCCACCAGCAGAGAAGAAATTAAAAGGGGCGACAAAGTTTTTCGTTTTTGCTTTTGTTTTAATCGTTATTGCCGTTTCAATCATTCCACAGGCTACGGTTATTACAACGTCCTTCTTAAAGACAAATGGACCAGTATTTACCGGAGAATTTAGCTTTGACAGCTATAAAGAGGTTCTTTATCGCGTACCAAAAGCGATTGTTAATACGTTTACTTATTCAAGTATAGCTATTGTTATTATGGTTACCTTAGGACTTTTATTATCCTATGTTGTCGTAAGAAGAAGATCCAAAATCACCTCATTGCTGGATGCGTTAATCATGATTCCATACGTTATTCCAGGAACGGTTCTAGGGATCAGCTTAATTATTGCCTTTAATAAGCCACCAATCGAGCTGACAGGAACGTGGATTATATTAGTGATTGCTTATTGTATTCGTAAGCTCCCTTATACGATGCGCTCGAGTACAGCCATTCTTTATCAGATTGACAAAAGTGTGGAGGAGGCCTCTATTAGCTTGGGGGTTCCACCAATGAAAACCTTCTTCAAAACAACGGCTATTTTAATGATTCCTGGTGTACTTTCAGGAGCTATTCTTAGCTGGATTACAACGATTAATGAGCTGAGCTCAACGATTGTTCTTTATTATGGAGCAACGGCTACGATTACAGTTGCCATTTATAGTGAGGTATTCACAGCCAACTTCGGAACGGCTGCTGCTCTTGCCTCAATTCTATCGTTAAGTACAATTGTTTCGCTCATTGTTGTGAGCAAGCTATCAGGTAAAAAAGGCTTCTCTCTCTAA
- a CDS encoding NUDIX hydrolase has product MDTQQKLLEWTKRIQALAQSGLAYGKDEFDIERYEELREISVDMMELMSGQERVDIKSWFANETGYATPKVGARAVIFRDEKMLFVREKADGKWCLPGGWSDIGQTPSGSVIKEVREETGYEVEVKRMLALFDRKCHNQLPSAFDIYTFYFECDIIGGEPSESIEIEEIGFFGVDELPPISLDRMTPEQIRLLFTYMNNPSLTPYFD; this is encoded by the coding sequence GTGGATACACAACAAAAGCTGTTAGAGTGGACAAAGAGAATCCAGGCTCTCGCCCAAAGTGGTCTTGCTTATGGGAAGGATGAGTTTGATATAGAAAGGTACGAAGAGCTTAGAGAGATTTCTGTGGATATGATGGAGCTCATGTCTGGGCAGGAGCGTGTGGACATTAAAAGCTGGTTCGCCAATGAAACAGGCTATGCCACACCGAAGGTTGGGGCTCGTGCTGTCATCTTTAGGGATGAGAAAATGCTGTTTGTTCGTGAAAAAGCGGACGGCAAATGGTGCTTACCAGGCGGTTGGTCAGACATTGGGCAAACACCTAGCGGCTCTGTGATTAAGGAGGTTCGAGAGGAGACGGGCTATGAGGTGGAAGTAAAACGTATGCTTGCCCTCTTTGATCGAAAATGCCATAATCAGCTTCCTTCTGCTTTTGATATCTACACCTTTTATTTTGAATGCGACATCATTGGCGGAGAGCCTAGTGAAAGCATTGAAATCGAAGAGATAGGCTTTTTTGGAGTGGATGAGCTTCCTCCTATATCCCTAGACCGAATGACTCCTGAGCAAATTCGACTTCTCTTTACGTACATGAATAACCCTTCGTTGACCCCTTACTTTGATTAA
- a CDS encoding ABC transporter substrate-binding protein: MKKLLVWLSVMTAVLVLVAGCGSSTGTDSGASNKLSVYSPHQAEIINPIIKEFQDRTGIEVDLVTGGTGELLNRVQAETSNPLGDVFWGGGAESLEAFSSSFEPYVSSEDANIPAEYKSPNNYWTGFSALPMVIMYNKNMISEDEVPTSWEELLDPKFKGLIAFCDPARSGSSYTQLVTMLFAQDNVDKGWEYVENFVANLDGKLLSGSSMVFRGVADGEFPIGVTLEEAAHRYIAGGSPVGVHYPAEGTSTVPDGMAIIKDAKNMENAQKFIDFLAGKDVQELIVKEFNRRSIRDDVNPPEGLAATEEIPVVDYDFSWSAENKDEVLNKFLDIVIKQ; this comes from the coding sequence ATGAAGAAGTTATTGGTATGGCTTTCTGTTATGACGGCTGTTCTTGTCCTTGTAGCAGGTTGTGGTTCATCTACTGGTACAGATTCTGGAGCATCGAATAAGCTATCTGTTTATTCACCGCATCAGGCTGAAATTATTAATCCTATCATCAAAGAATTTCAGGATCGTACAGGGATTGAAGTAGATCTAGTTACTGGTGGTACAGGTGAGCTTTTAAACCGTGTACAGGCTGAAACATCAAATCCACTTGGTGATGTGTTTTGGGGTGGCGGAGCAGAATCCTTAGAGGCGTTTAGCTCTTCTTTTGAGCCTTATGTATCTAGTGAGGATGCTAACATTCCAGCTGAATACAAAAGCCCAAACAATTACTGGACAGGATTTTCTGCTTTACCAATGGTTATCATGTACAACAAAAACATGATTTCTGAGGATGAGGTTCCAACTAGCTGGGAAGAGCTTTTAGATCCTAAATTTAAAGGGCTAATTGCCTTCTGTGATCCAGCTCGCTCAGGCTCTTCTTACACTCAGCTTGTGACAATGCTTTTCGCACAGGACAATGTAGATAAAGGCTGGGAGTACGTTGAGAACTTTGTAGCTAACCTTGATGGAAAGCTTCTTTCTGGTTCAAGTATGGTATTCCGTGGAGTTGCTGATGGAGAGTTTCCAATCGGTGTTACTTTAGAGGAAGCTGCTCATCGTTATATCGCTGGTGGATCTCCAGTAGGTGTACATTACCCTGCTGAAGGAACATCTACAGTTCCAGACGGAATGGCTATTATTAAAGATGCTAAGAACATGGAAAACGCACAGAAGTTTATCGATTTCTTAGCTGGTAAAGATGTACAGGAGCTAATTGTTAAGGAGTTTAATCGTCGCTCTATCCGTGATGACGTAAATCCTCCTGAAGGTTTAGCTGCAACAGAGGAAATTCCAGTGGTTGATTATGATTTTAGCTGGTCTGCTGAAAATAAGGATGAGGTCTTAAACAAATTCTTAGACATCGTAATTAAGCAATAG
- a CDS encoding ABC transporter substrate-binding protein: MKRNLWLGISLVGIIAILMYLWQMDQQGFNLTQETKPREVLELWTSNPETGEMAKRFEEETEHMLVNVRYFHNSETLLEELVGAVSATTPPDLAEISAHYGIYSLIEAEGIVALEDWLDSAKLKDLVPGIASRFQYDNALWAWPIGGSLPTIYVNQSMLESQGYVSPYGIYTWDDLWEIANDIAGIPSNGMLWGFHTDLQTPWYLRTMLKQKGTYIAEGNDEFEREALSRGDLVEWTAAVHSYQIMPPLTHHLAITEFVNGQGAFLLSSSEHISLIERLVAGKFDLDIIPIPYSNNETERERGYMSGGSGIVVLQSEKSTEQDLERATQFISFLSNLENARELSDNSNYIPALRSLMKEPNLNISTSLSKPYHEMIQEAEYTDGSFASEFDQDIWNRLLELQEEIESTE, encoded by the coding sequence ATGAAGAGAAACCTTTGGCTGGGAATCAGTCTTGTAGGTATCATAGCTATTCTCATGTACTTATGGCAGATGGATCAGCAAGGCTTTAATCTCACTCAAGAAACAAAGCCTAGAGAGGTACTTGAGCTATGGACAAGTAACCCTGAAACGGGTGAAATGGCAAAAAGGTTTGAAGAAGAGACTGAGCATATGCTTGTTAATGTACGCTACTTTCATAACTCTGAAACACTGCTGGAGGAGTTAGTTGGAGCTGTTTCAGCTACAACTCCTCCGGATTTAGCTGAGATTAGTGCTCACTATGGGATCTATTCACTTATTGAGGCGGAAGGAATTGTTGCTCTTGAGGACTGGCTAGATTCGGCTAAACTTAAGGACTTAGTGCCTGGCATTGCCAGTCGCTTTCAATATGATAATGCTTTGTGGGCATGGCCCATTGGTGGAAGCCTACCAACTATTTATGTCAATCAATCTATGTTAGAAAGTCAAGGGTACGTTTCACCATATGGCATTTATACGTGGGATGATTTATGGGAGATTGCTAATGATATAGCTGGTATCCCCTCCAATGGTATGCTCTGGGGCTTTCATACAGATCTACAAACCCCCTGGTATTTGCGAACGATGTTAAAGCAAAAAGGAACATATATAGCTGAAGGTAATGATGAATTTGAGAGAGAGGCTTTGTCTAGGGGAGATTTAGTGGAATGGACAGCGGCTGTCCATTCCTATCAGATTATGCCGCCTCTCACTCATCATCTAGCCATTACTGAATTTGTTAATGGTCAGGGTGCTTTTCTCTTAAGCTCCTCTGAGCATATTTCTTTAATTGAGAGACTTGTTGCGGGAAAGTTTGATTTAGACATTATTCCCATCCCTTATAGCAATAACGAGACGGAAAGAGAAAGAGGTTATATGAGTGGGGGAAGTGGGATTGTTGTGCTACAATCTGAGAAGTCTACAGAACAGGATCTTGAGCGTGCTACTCAGTTCATATCCTTTTTATCCAATCTGGAGAATGCTAGGGAGCTAAGCGATAATTCCAATTATATTCCTGCACTACGCTCATTAATGAAGGAACCTAATCTCAATATTTCAACATCTTTATCAAAACCCTATCATGAAATGATTCAGGAAGCAGAGTACACGGACGGAAGCTTTGCTTCGGAATTTGATCAGGACATTTGGAACAGGTTGTTAGAGCTACAGGAAGAAATTGAGAGTACAGAATAA
- a CDS encoding cupin domain-containing protein, giving the protein MVNPYVKFTSSNVQYFADLNQNRLVTRNSENYINRLGKDILNTLGNVSLLDIYLSKSRVVEPHYHQNASELVYCITGSAVVSLINPFTNELSNVPIAPGQVANVPQGWWHWEIASEDRTHLLAIFDAPYPEYIFGSDILRKTPIEVLAHTYCLNPEQLRKTLAPLNETIVIGPTDGCVRQTYANQGNQRGSYSNPPAYSTTSYPYAGSIDPRFSQSNYYTQSNSYENRY; this is encoded by the coding sequence GTGGTAAATCCTTACGTTAAGTTTACTAGCTCTAATGTACAATACTTTGCTGATCTAAATCAGAACCGATTGGTTACAAGAAACTCTGAGAACTATATAAATCGCTTAGGCAAAGATATTTTAAACACACTAGGTAATGTGTCGCTTTTAGATATCTATTTAAGTAAAAGTAGGGTAGTAGAACCACATTATCATCAGAATGCGTCAGAGCTCGTTTACTGTATCACTGGTTCAGCTGTGGTGTCTTTAATCAATCCATTTACCAACGAATTGTCTAATGTTCCGATTGCACCTGGACAGGTCGCTAATGTTCCTCAGGGCTGGTGGCATTGGGAAATTGCCTCTGAGGATCGTACCCATTTACTCGCCATCTTTGATGCCCCATATCCTGAGTATATTTTTGGCTCAGATATTCTAAGGAAAACGCCAATTGAGGTTCTAGCTCACACATATTGTTTGAACCCTGAGCAGTTACGAAAAACACTGGCTCCATTAAATGAGACGATTGTTATTGGTCCGACAGATGGGTGTGTGAGACAGACGTATGCGAATCAGGGCAATCAAAGAGGAAGCTATTCTAATCCACCTGCTTATTCAACAACAAGTTATCCTTATGCCGGTAGTATAGATCCAAGGTTTTCGCAGTCTAATTACTACACTCAGTCTAATAGTTATGAGAATAGATACTAA
- a CDS encoding ABC transporter ATP-binding protein: MAHIKIEKVSKYFDDIKGVDGADIAIEQGEFFTLLGPSGCGKTTLLRTLAGFYRQEEGHIFFGDQKIDDVPAYKRNIGMVFQSYAIFPHMTVFDNVAYGLKARKVSKKDIEKRVLEALEMVELTHLKDRQPAQLSGGQQQRIALARAVVIHPGLLLMDEPLSNLDAKLRLKMRSDIRQLQKSLNITTIYVTHDQEEALAVSDRIAVLNKGKIQQIGKPHEIYLAPKNKFVANFIGTTNFIEGDCSNYKEDGTATVQIAGISFEVSLNSSYSGKAIYSVRPEQLRFVDETSSEPKAVVAGKIIESTFLGEKVEYQVKLSNGQVVQVHEHNIQFKDLRTDGDQVKIDLNPEYAVMFDQQGEEVINSHANSKAKTSTKAV, from the coding sequence ATGGCTCATATTAAAATTGAAAAGGTAAGTAAGTATTTTGATGACATAAAAGGTGTAGACGGAGCTGATATAGCCATTGAACAAGGTGAGTTTTTTACCCTACTTGGTCCAAGTGGATGCGGGAAGACAACTCTATTGCGTACATTGGCAGGCTTTTACCGTCAGGAGGAAGGACATATTTTCTTTGGGGATCAGAAGATAGATGATGTACCGGCTTATAAACGTAACATTGGTATGGTATTCCAAAGCTATGCGATTTTTCCTCATATGACGGTTTTCGATAACGTAGCCTACGGATTAAAGGCAAGGAAAGTAAGTAAGAAGGACATAGAGAAGCGCGTTCTAGAAGCATTGGAAATGGTTGAGTTAACTCATCTTAAGGATCGCCAGCCTGCTCAATTGAGTGGTGGACAGCAGCAGCGTATTGCTCTTGCAAGAGCAGTGGTTATTCACCCGGGACTTTTACTGATGGATGAGCCCCTTTCAAACTTAGATGCTAAGCTTCGTTTAAAGATGCGTTCAGATATTCGTCAGCTTCAAAAGAGTTTAAATATTACTACGATTTATGTCACACATGATCAGGAGGAAGCGCTTGCTGTATCTGACAGAATCGCTGTTCTGAATAAAGGGAAAATTCAACAAATTGGGAAGCCTCATGAAATTTACCTTGCACCTAAAAATAAGTTTGTAGCCAACTTCATTGGAACCACAAACTTTATTGAGGGAGACTGTTCAAATTATAAAGAAGACGGTACAGCAACCGTTCAAATAGCAGGTATTTCCTTCGAGGTTTCTTTAAACAGTAGCTATAGTGGTAAAGCCATCTATTCTGTTCGACCTGAGCAATTAAGATTTGTTGACGAAACAAGCTCTGAGCCAAAGGCAGTTGTTGCTGGAAAGATCATTGAATCAACTTTCCTTGGAGAAAAGGTAGAGTATCAGGTTAAGCTTTCTAACGGTCAGGTTGTTCAAGTCCATGAGCACAATATTCAATTTAAGGATTTACGTACGGATGGAGATCAGGTCAAAATTGATTTAAATCCAGAATATGCGGTTATGTTTGACCAGCAGGGAGAGGAGGTCATTAACTCCCATGCAAACAGCAAAGCTAAAACCTCAACGAAAGCCGTTTAA
- a CDS encoding glycoside hydrolase family 3 N-terminal domain-containing protein, with protein sequence MTENLTSSVHSLLQQMTLEEKIAQFMQLATHFYEGSFSAGQITGPMEEMGIRKETVLNSGSVLGASGAREIRSIQDAHLKENRLGIPLVMMADIVHGFETIFPVPLGIGCSWNMELAEQSAQVAAKEAAVSGIHVTFAPMVDLVRDPRWGRVVESTGEDPYLNGQFARAFVRGFQGKDLKTDLHRVAACVKHFAAYGAAEGGRDYNTVNMSERELRENYLPAYKAALDEGCEMVMTSFNTVDGIPASGNATLMRHLLRDEWGFDGVIISDWGAVKELIPHGVAADEAEAAKKAIQAGVDIEMMTPCYANHLQELVESGVVAEELIDEGVIRILQLKKKLGLFENPYRGADEQQEKEVVLCAEHRAVARELAEKSCVMLKNEGALPLQKEQKVALIGPFAESGDILGAWSWHGSKEKAMKLADGLRMKLDSAQLLVGQGCDIQTGTEKQLEDALRIAEQADVLVLALGEASSMSGEACSRSDIRLPQVQLDLVKRLKELGKPMIAVLFNGRPLDLHGVIDQVDAVLEAWYPGTEGGAAVANLLFGDSNPSGRLTMSIPFSVGQVPVYYNHFNTGRPYYPEDTESHYVSKYLDIPNEPLLPFGFGLSYTTFSYSDATLSENTLTKEQPISLTVKVKNNGKLAGEEVVQVYIQDLVGEVVRPLKELKAFKRIHLEPGEKKVVSFTITEEQLRYHHANLDFTSDPGAFIAYVGPNSEEGIALPFELQ encoded by the coding sequence ATGACTGAGAATTTAACAAGTTCGGTTCATTCATTACTTCAGCAGATGACGTTAGAGGAGAAAATAGCTCAATTTATGCAGCTAGCGACACATTTTTATGAAGGGTCATTCAGTGCTGGACAGATTACTGGTCCAATGGAAGAGATGGGGATTAGGAAGGAGACTGTACTAAATAGTGGATCTGTGCTAGGAGCTTCAGGTGCAAGGGAAATTAGAAGCATCCAAGATGCCCATTTAAAAGAGAACAGGCTAGGGATTCCCTTAGTAATGATGGCTGATATTGTTCATGGCTTTGAAACTATTTTTCCAGTACCGCTGGGGATCGGGTGTTCCTGGAATATGGAATTAGCGGAGCAAAGTGCACAGGTTGCTGCGAAGGAAGCGGCTGTTTCTGGAATTCATGTTACGTTTGCTCCGATGGTAGATTTAGTGCGTGATCCTCGCTGGGGGCGTGTAGTGGAATCGACGGGTGAAGATCCTTACCTGAATGGACAATTTGCTAGAGCTTTTGTACGAGGCTTTCAAGGTAAGGATTTAAAGACAGATTTACACAGGGTGGCTGCTTGTGTGAAACACTTTGCTGCGTACGGTGCGGCTGAGGGTGGTCGAGATTATAACACGGTGAACATGTCTGAGAGGGAGCTACGTGAGAATTATCTGCCAGCGTATAAAGCTGCTCTTGATGAAGGCTGTGAAATGGTCATGACCTCCTTTAATACGGTGGATGGAATACCTGCTAGTGGAAATGCTACCTTGATGCGTCATTTACTACGGGATGAATGGGGCTTTGATGGAGTCATTATTTCGGATTGGGGAGCTGTTAAGGAGCTAATTCCTCATGGTGTTGCAGCTGATGAGGCAGAAGCAGCAAAGAAAGCGATACAAGCAGGTGTAGATATTGAAATGATGACACCTTGCTATGCCAATCATTTGCAGGAGCTAGTTGAGTCAGGGGTTGTTGCGGAGGAATTAATTGATGAAGGAGTTATTCGGATATTGCAGCTGAAAAAGAAGCTTGGATTGTTCGAAAACCCTTATCGTGGAGCAGATGAACAGCAGGAGAAAGAGGTCGTACTATGTGCGGAGCATAGGGCTGTGGCTAGAGAGCTTGCTGAAAAATCCTGTGTCATGCTAAAAAATGAAGGGGCGCTTCCTTTACAAAAGGAACAAAAAGTTGCTTTAATCGGTCCGTTTGCGGAAAGCGGAGATATTTTAGGTGCATGGTCATGGCATGGTTCAAAAGAGAAGGCTATGAAGCTAGCAGATGGACTAAGAATGAAACTAGATTCGGCACAGTTATTGGTAGGACAAGGCTGTGATATTCAGACGGGTACAGAGAAACAATTGGAAGATGCTTTAAGAATAGCTGAGCAAGCAGATGTGCTAGTGCTAGCGCTCGGGGAAGCTTCATCTATGAGTGGTGAGGCGTGCTCACGCTCAGATATCCGGTTACCACAGGTACAGCTTGATTTAGTTAAAAGGCTGAAAGAGCTAGGAAAGCCTATGATTGCTGTCTTATTTAATGGGAGACCGCTTGATCTACATGGAGTTATTGATCAGGTGGATGCGGTGTTAGAAGCATGGTACCCGGGAACAGAAGGAGGGGCAGCTGTAGCGAATCTACTGTTTGGTGATAGTAATCCTTCTGGCAGGTTAACAATGTCCATTCCGTTTTCTGTTGGTCAAGTTCCGGTGTATTATAACCATTTTAATACTGGTCGCCCTTATTACCCTGAGGATACGGAAAGCCATTATGTATCCAAGTATCTTGATATTCCTAATGAACCGCTGCTACCCTTTGGATTTGGGCTCAGCTATACAACATTTTCATATTCTGACGCTACCTTGTCAGAAAACACTTTGACTAAAGAACAGCCTATTTCACTCACTGTGAAAGTTAAAAACAATGGAAAGCTTGCAGGAGAAGAAGTGGTGCAGGTCTATATACAAGATTTAGTTGGTGAAGTTGTCCGACCGTTGAAGGAATTAAAGGCATTTAAAAGGATTCATTTAGAGCCAGGTGAAAAGAAAGTTGTTTCCTTCACTATTACAGAGGAGCAGCTACGATACCATCATGCGAATCTTGATTTTACGAGTGATCCAGGAGCATTTATTGCGTATGTAGGACCGAATAGTGAAGAAGGAATAGCTCTCCCGTTTGAGCTTCAATAA
- a CDS encoding response regulator, whose protein sequence is MLKVVIVDDEYMIREGLRTMVPWEELGMEVRGAAANGIAGLELIKQEMPDILLTDIRMPGFTGLELMTKALKLLPDLKSIILTGYGEFNYAQEALKIGALDFILKPTDEAELISILQKAKAQIENEKQKDLSLVRLHCYQYMTQNGMDLPEPIKEYFTGKGKLLVFSVGLLQSADQELMDNFFSTCSKQLFYIGEIENRKYFILHSFQEIGSVEAFERIINKELFNHEGSNQNDVSFAIGVSTIVEELSQLPIVYTQAKIALEQQLLSHQGGTLFYSGLGHQAEIIEAIQFVDQHYTSHLTLSELSARFYMSDSYFSRLFKQHTGKNFVDYLTEKRVRKAKELLQGTSLKTYEIAQGVGYPDQRYFSQIFKKATGFTPSDYRQEFSDKGND, encoded by the coding sequence ATGCTTAAGGTCGTTATTGTAGATGATGAATATATGATTCGGGAAGGGCTTCGGACGATGGTTCCATGGGAGGAGCTAGGGATGGAGGTACGTGGTGCGGCAGCAAATGGCATAGCAGGGCTAGAGCTCATCAAGCAGGAAATGCCTGATATCCTACTTACAGATATTCGTATGCCTGGATTTACTGGACTAGAGCTCATGACTAAGGCTCTTAAGCTGCTTCCTGATTTAAAGAGCATTATTTTAACAGGGTATGGTGAGTTTAATTATGCACAGGAAGCTTTGAAAATCGGGGCTTTAGATTTCATTTTAAAGCCAACAGATGAAGCGGAGCTTATTTCGATTCTTCAAAAAGCGAAAGCTCAAATTGAAAATGAAAAACAGAAGGACCTTAGCCTTGTTCGTCTGCATTGCTATCAGTACATGACACAAAATGGTATGGACTTACCTGAACCTATTAAGGAATATTTCACAGGAAAGGGAAAGCTACTTGTATTTTCAGTTGGCCTGCTTCAGTCTGCTGATCAAGAGTTGATGGATAACTTTTTCTCTACTTGTTCTAAGCAGCTGTTTTATATTGGTGAGATAGAGAATAGGAAGTATTTTATTCTACATTCTTTTCAGGAAATAGGTAGTGTAGAGGCTTTTGAAAGGATAATTAATAAAGAGCTCTTTAATCATGAGGGTAGTAATCAAAACGATGTTAGCTTTGCCATAGGAGTAAGCACCATCGTAGAGGAATTAAGCCAGCTTCCAATCGTCTATACTCAGGCGAAAATAGCCTTAGAGCAACAGCTTTTATCCCATCAAGGGGGGACTTTGTTTTACTCAGGACTGGGGCATCAGGCTGAAATAATTGAAGCCATCCAGTTTGTAGACCAGCACTATACGTCCCATTTAACGTTAAGTGAGCTATCTGCTAGATTCTATATGAGTGACAGCTATTTTAGTCGATTATTTAAACAGCATACGGGGAAAAACTTTGTTGATTATCTGACTGAAAAAAGAGTACGGAAAGCAAAAGAGCTACTGCAAGGGACAAGCTTGAAAACCTATGAAATTGCTCAAGGAGTGGGCTATCCAGATCAGCGCTATTTTAGCCAGATTTTCAAAAAAGCAACAGGCTTTACCCCAAGTGATTATCGTCAAGAATTCTCGGATAAAGGGAATGATTAA
- a CDS encoding AimR family lysis-lysogeny pheromone receptor, whose product MLENTIELLSNSSNPVDKEWAAMYDLIYLRREKLLTPMEQLDRIEVFKPKEVEMKILKSILKAYIYSDLQERYSIFLHISGTDELIDSLTSTFIKDSFNIRLGLIMSYVYLFENDLEKSREYSYSILNQSFFENVKANAHHNLGTSFLLEGYEKASEHLNKALDFFMYHNQATKVKQVDLNLSFLQSLWNKDFAYTLSLDNHTCFLTYIYYLIKKGESILALEHINRIAIEDLDQWDKAFYFYYKGLLSQDKTDYYYSVEYFSNLNNFFHIQLPLLELKKLGENEVALRILRSRRRK is encoded by the coding sequence GTGCTAGAAAATACAATTGAGCTACTCTCAAACTCAAGTAATCCCGTGGACAAAGAATGGGCTGCCATGTATGATCTTATTTATCTGCGTAGGGAAAAGCTACTAACTCCAATGGAACAGCTTGATAGAATCGAAGTTTTTAAGCCTAAAGAAGTAGAAATGAAGATATTAAAGTCTATTTTAAAAGCCTATATTTATTCAGATCTTCAAGAACGGTATTCGATTTTTTTGCATATCAGTGGAACCGATGAATTAATTGATAGTCTTACTAGCACATTTATAAAGGATTCTTTTAACATAAGACTAGGTTTAATTATGAGCTATGTATATTTGTTTGAGAATGACCTAGAGAAATCTAGAGAGTATAGTTATTCCATACTAAATCAAAGCTTCTTTGAAAATGTAAAAGCAAATGCACATCATAATCTAGGCACTTCATTTTTACTTGAAGGCTATGAAAAGGCATCAGAACACCTTAATAAGGCATTAGACTTTTTTATGTATCATAATCAGGCTACTAAAGTAAAACAGGTTGATCTCAATTTATCCTTTCTCCAATCACTATGGAATAAAGATTTTGCTTATACTTTGTCCCTTGATAATCATACCTGTTTCTTAACTTATATTTATTACCTAATTAAAAAAGGAGAATCCATACTAGCACTAGAACATATAAATAGGATAGCTATAGAGGATTTAGATCAGTGGGATAAAGCTTTTTACTTCTACTACAAGGGACTTCTCTCTCAGGATAAGACAGATTATTACTACTCTGTAGAGTATTTTTCAAATCTCAATAACTTTTTTCACATTCAGCTACCTTTGCTAGAATTAAAAAAATTAGGAGAAAATGAAGTAGCACTTCGAATTCTACGTTCAAGAAGGAGGAAGTAA